One genomic window of Saccharomyces cerevisiae S288C chromosome XII, complete sequence includes the following:
- the BDF1 gene encoding chromatin-binding protein BDF1 (BET family transcriptional regulator; associates with TFIID, and is involved in transcription initiation at TATA-containing promoters; essential for meiosis and expression of meiosis-specific genes; binds acetylated histone H4 at double-strand break (DSB) sites, and promotes end resection, loading of RPA and Rad51p and ds break repair by homologous recombination; contains two bromodomains that correspond to the C-terminal region of mammalian TAF1; partially redundant with paralog Bdf2p) — protein sequence MTDITPVQNDVDVNGNNVNDDVSSNLKRPIDQGDPSNGLAEEENPANNQLHLKKARLDGDALTSSPAGLAENGIEGATLAANGENGYNATGSGAEDEQQGLKKEEGGQGTKQEDLDENSKQELPMEVPKEPAPAPPPEPDMNNLPQNPIPKHQQKHALLAIKAVKRLKDARPFLQPVDPVKLDIPFYFNYIKRPMDLSTIERKLNVGAYEVPEQITEDFNLMVNNSIKFNGPNAGISQMARNIQASFEKHMLNMPAKDAPPVIAKGRRSSAQEDAPIVIRRAQTHNGRPKRTIHPPKSKDIYPYESKKPKSKRLQQAMKFCQSVLKELMAKKHASYNYPFLEPVDPVSMNLPTYFDYVKEPMDLGTIAKKLNDWQYQTMEDFERDVRLVFKNCYTFNPDGTIVNMMGHRLEEVFNSKWADRPNLDDYDSDEDSRTQGDYDDYESEYSESDIDETIITNPAIQYLEEQLARMKVELQQLKKQELEKIRKERRLARGSKKRGKRSKGRSGSKNASSKGRRDKKNKLKTVVTYDMKRIITERINDLPTSKLERAIDIIKKSMPNISEDDEVELDLDTLDNHTILTLYNTFFRQYESSSGASNGLDGTSGVTRDASSLSPTSAGSRKRRSKALSQEEQSRQIEKIKNKLAILDSASPLSQNGSPGQIQSAAHNGFSSSSDDDVSSESEEE from the coding sequence ATGACCGATATCACACCCGTACAGAACGATGTGGATGTCAATGGTAATAATGTCAATGACGACGTTTCCAGTAATCTAAAGAGGCCTATAGATCAAGGGGATCCTTCGAATGGACTcgcagaagaagaaaacccCGCCAATAACCAGTTGCATCTCAAAAAGGCTAGACTGGATGGAGATGCTCTAACATCATCGCCTGCTGGACTTGCAGAGAACGGTATTGAAGGCGCCACCCTGGCGGCTAACGGGGAAAATGGGTATAACGCCACCGGAAGTGGCGCAGAAGACGAACAGCAGGGGttgaagaaggaagaaggaGGACAAGGTACCAAACAAGAGGATTTAGATGAAAACTCAAAACAAGAACTTCCGATGGAGGTTCCAAAGGAACCTGCCCCTGCTCCTCCTCCAGAGCCCGATATGAATAATCTCCCTCAGAATCCAATACCAAAGCACCAGCAGAAACATGCATTGCTTGCGATTAAAGCTGTCAAACGCTTGAAGGATGCGAGACCCTTTCTACAACCTGTTGACCCAGTGAAATTGGATATTCCCTTTTACTTTAACTACATAAAGAGGCCAATGGACTTGTCTACTATAGAGAGGAAGTTGAACGTAGGCGCTTATGAAGTTCCGGAGCAAATCACGGAGGATTTCAATCTCATGGTTAACAACAGTATTAAATTCAACGGTCCAAATGCGGGCATATCACAAATGGCAAGAAACATACAAGCTTCTTTCGAGAAACATATGCTAAATATGCCTGCTAAGGATGCTCCACCTGTAATAGCCAAGGGACGGCGGTCTAGTGCCCAAGAGGATGCCCCAATTGTAATTAGACGAGCCCAAACTCATAATGGGAGGCCGAAAAGGACTATACATCCGCCGAAATCAAAGGATATTTATCCTTATGAATCGAAGAAACCGAAATCCAAAAGACTACAACAAGCAATGAAATTTTGTCAGAGTGTGCTAAAGGAATTGATGGCCAAGAAGCACGCCTCTTATAACTACCCATTTTTGGAACCAGTAGACCCAGTTTCTATGAATTTGCCGACTTATTTCGATTATGTTAAAGAGCCAATGGATTTAGGCACAATCGCCAAGAAATTAAATGACTGGCAGTATCAAACAATGGAGGATTTTGAGAGAGACGTGAGGTTGGTCTTTAAAAACTGCTACACGTTCAATCCGGATGGCACGATCGTTAATATGATGGGTCATCGTCTAGAGGAAGTTTTCAATTCCAAATGGGCGGATAGGCCTAATTTGGATGACTACGATTCCGATGAAGATTCGAGGACCCAAGGCGACTACGACGATTATGAATCTGAGTATTCAGAGTCTGACATCGATGAAACTATAATTACAAATCCAGCCATCCAGTATTTGGAAGAACAACTTGCTCGGATGAAAGTGGAGTTGCAACAAttaaaaaagcaagaactggaaaaaataagaaaagagagGCGCTTAGCACGTGGATCAAAGAAACGCGGCAAAAGATCGAAGGGAAGGAGTGGGTCTAAGAACGCTTCTTCGAAAGGAAGGCGagataaaaagaataaattgaaaacagTAGTGACATATGATATGAAACGTATCATTACAGAGAGGATCAATGATTTACCAACTTCCAAATTAGAAAGAGCAATCGacataataaaaaaatccatGCCCAATATTTCTGAAGACGATGAAGTAGAACTTGACCTCGACACTTTAGATAATCACACCATCTTAACATTGTACAACACTTTCTTTAGACAATATGAAAGCTCATCCGGTGCTTCTAACGGTTTGGACGGTACTTCAGGTGTTACGCGAGATGCTTCGTCCTTGTCGCCTACAAGTGCGGGAAGCAGAAAGAGAAGATCTAAGGCATTAAGCCAAGAGGAGCAGAGTAGGCAGATagaaaagataaaaaataaactaGCTATCTTAGACAGTGCTTCACCTCTGAGCCAAAACGGCTCCCCAGGCCAAATTCAAAGCGCTGCACACAACGGGttttcctcatcttcagaTGACGATGTTAGCAGCGAAAGTGAAGAAGAGTGA
- the DUS3 gene encoding tRNA dihydrouridine synthase DUS3 (Dihydrouridine synthase; member of a widespread family of conserved proteins including Smm1p, Dus1p, and Dus4p; modifies pre-tRNAs at U47 of the variable arm; contains a consensus oleate response element (ORE) in its promoter region; forms nuclear foci upon DNA replication stress): MEQNAEKRSIVGDDNSTVKRQDTSPSKGIAHIKPEYIVPLKQNENQKVAIYDEEMSSDRMTNEFAGGTNKKNKNGRGKKRGQNKNRDNRQVKEQNVLCPRLIHGDISKCSFGDNCRFVHDINLYLSTKKPEVESNIFPSCPVFNSLGFCPMGFKCRFLSSHLNKEDNILISKKEIDPDAQTIWSVKGEVNHISPERKLDLIKRRFPFTKSNEILEIIDSFQQECRDSMKPEEEVESTPQLKKQDPDVEQPVAPQVEQRNKELSEHRMKQREVYLKYKDTRYFAQEKKPLDLYHKKIVSPLTTVGNLPYRRLMRKLGADVTYSEMALAVPLIQGTNSEWALPKAHTSEFPGFGVQVACSKAWQAAKAAEALANSVSEISEINLNSGCPIDLLYRQGSGSALLDNPARMIRCLNAMNYVSKDIPITVKIRTGTKEGHPIAEGLVKRLVNETDVAAITLHGRSRQQRYTKSADWDYVSQVADTLRSAEADFIETEQGKEGRDSKNRIQFVGNGDVNNFEDWYRYLNGNENIDSVMVARGALIKPWIFEEVESQQYLDKTSTERLDILRDYAQFSMEHWGTDEYGISQCRRFFCEFMSFFHRYVPMGICERYPVKLNERPPNWCGRDELETLMGSTDVNDWIKLSDLFFGKTDENFVFVPKHKSSSYANRDS, translated from the coding sequence atggAGCAAAACGCTGAAAAACGCTCTATTGTTGGCGACGACAACTCAACCGTGAAGAGACAAGACACTTCCCCGTCCAAAGGTATTGCACATATCAAACCAGAATATATTGTACCATTGAAGCAGAATGAAAACCAGAAGGTCGCCATCTATGATGAAGAGATGTCTTCCGACAGAATGACAAACGAGTTTGCAGGTGGGactaataagaaaaataagaacGGAAGAGGTAAGAAGCGTGGGCAAAACAAGAATAGAGATAACAGGCAGGTCAAGGAACAGAATGTCTTGTGCCCACGCTTGATCCATGGCGATATATCTAAATGCTCCTTTGGTGATAACTGTAGGTTTGTTCACGATATCAATCTGTAcctttcaacaaaaaagcCTGAAGTTGAAAGTAATATATTTCCTTCCTGTCCGGTCTTCAACTCGTTGGGATTTTGCCCCATGGGATTCAAATGCAGATTTTTATCGTCTCATCTgaataaagaagataatatCCTAATATCGAAGAAGGAGATTGATCCAGATGCGCAAACAATATGGTCCGTTAAAGGTGAGGTAAACCATATCTCACCGGAAAGAAAACTCGATcttataaaaagaagatttcCTTTCACAAAAAGTAATGAAATATTGGAAATCATCGACTCTTTCCAACAAGAATGTAGAGATTCCATGAAGccagaagaagaagttgagTCAACGCCACAGCTGAAGAAACAAGACCCAGATGTGGAACAACCAGTTGCCCCCCAAGTCGAACAGAGGAACAAAGAATTGTCAGAACATAGAATGAAACAGCGTGAAGTATACTTGAAGTACAAGGACACTCGTTATTTTgctcaagaaaaaaagccaCTGGATTTGTACCACAAAAAAATCGTGTCGCCATTGACAACCGTAGGCAATTTACCATACCGTCGTCTAATGAGAAAGTTAGGTGCAGATGTGACATATTCGGAAATGGCCTTGGCAGTTCCCTTAATTCAAGGAACTAATTCTGAGTGGGCGTTACCTAAAGCTCACACATCAGAGTTCCCCGGGTTCGGGGTTCAAGTGGCCTGTTCTAAAGCCTGGCAGGCGGCAAAGGCTGCAGAAGCACTCGCAAACTCCGTCAGTGAAATAAGTGAAATCAACTTAAACTCTGGCTGCCCCATCGATTTGCTATACAGACAAGGTTCTGGTAGCGCCCTGCTGGATAACCCTGCAAGAATGATTCGTTGTTTAAACGCGATGAACTACGTATCGAAAGATATTCCTATCACGGTGAAGATCAGAACAGGTACAAAGGAAGGTCATCCTATCGCGGAAGGGTTAGTCAAAAGACTGGTTAACGAAACTGATGTGGCTGCGATTACCTTACACGGTAGGTCTAGGCAACAAAGGTACACTAAGTCTGCGGATTGGGACTACGTGAGTCAAGTGGCTGACACCTTGAGATCCGCCGAAGCGGATTTCATCGAAACCGAACAAGGCAAAGAAGGCAGGGATTCCAAGAACAGAATTCAATTTGTCGGAAATGGTGATGtcaacaattttgaagaCTGGTACCGCTATTTGAAcggaaatgaaaatattgatagTGTTATGGTTGCTCGAGGGGCCCTGATCAAACCATGGATTTTTGAAGAGGTTGAGTCGCAGCAGTATCTAGACAAGACAAGTACGGAAAGATTAGACATTTTAAGGGATTATGCGCAGTTCTCTATGGAACACTGGGGCACCGACGAATACGGCATTTCTCAATGTCGTAGATTCTTCTGCGAGTTCATGTCCTTTTTTCATAGGTATGTCCCCATGGGTATTTGTGAAAGATACCCTGTGAAGTTGAATGAGAGACCGCCAAACTGGTGTGGAAGAGACGAACTTGAAACTCTAATGGGTAGTACGGATGTTAATGATTGGATCAAGCTAAGTGATCTATTTTTCGGTAAAACCGACGAGAACTTTGTATTTGTCCCCAAACATAAGAGCAGCTCTTATGCAAACAGAGATTCCTAA
- the SFP1 gene encoding zinc-coordinating transcription factor SFP1 (Regulates transcription of ribosomal protein and biogenesis genes; regulates response to nutrients and stress, G2/M transitions during mitotic cell cycle and DNA-damage response, and modulates cell size; regulated by TORC1 and Mrs6p; sequence of zinc finger, ChIP localization data, and protein-binding microarray (PBM) data, and computational analyses suggest it binds DNA directly at highly active RP genes and indirectly through Rap1p at others; can form the [ISP+] prion): MDFTTMTMASNMATSTTTTATSAHASINSSSNFNIDIDSNQNTPSILINNNSDSSNGKNTDFNGVNNIHQKNIMNNTNNVHLYSPNIMDQTLLTPQDIAKLRRESIAHSQGMGGVSWGSISVGSWLRDEIISRRNSIVPASANGAASAAASATTTATNTLQIQQPTKRPSVSNPPYHRGYSISPQIAYTAYLPNLEKQYCKDYSCCGLSLPGLHDLLRHYEEAHISTSPNTTNMSQIPMNSAGNTSSSVRMTNNTSSANYNLQNNMAANTKNAGHKTNTMQAHSSNATNNTSINNMHANLQSNMDSNSTIRQSQHPHHQQNIIQQQLQSNSVNHTSGAVPTPSVMGSATASSTTANPNVISITGAPNSGLSMANHSQQLHLNGNLVDAVSTNDVFLRTSNSPSRHVPHNKQINSNNNSGININNNTSHNSNINMGSKNAMVNRPHTFNNYSLNKTSRNPIQHQSRKIDPHQTDLSPLVLVQDIDLSFMDDDILGPSNHNSMNSVVNPTTGSHNYNTFHSSVHAKSSQNMVEDQDIDDIDDDDDVDDDDDDDDDDDTENGSSSNGKSVHNNNYKMPQQAYIDDPARRLYVMDHEEQKPFKCPVIGCEKTYKNQNGLKYHRLHGHQNQKLHENPDGTFSVIDPDSTDSFGDGMGSAKDKPYRCEVCGKRYKNLNGLKYHRGHSTH; this comes from the coding sequence ATGGATTTTACAACAATGACTATGGCAAGCAATATGGCTACTAGTACTACTACGACGGCTACATCGGCACATGCATCTATAAATTCGTCATCAAACTTTaatattgatattgatTCGAACCAGAATACTCCTTCcattttgataaataacAATTCGGATTCTTCTAATGGAAAAAACACAGATTTTAACGGCGTCAATAATAttcaccaaaaaaatatcatgAATAATACAAATAATGTTCATTTGTACTCTCCAAATATAATGGACCAAACGCTACTAACTCCACAGGACATTGCCAAGTTACGGAGAGAATCAATAGCCCATTCTCAAGGGATGGGTGGTGTTTCATGGGGATCCATTAGTGTTGGTTCTTGGTTAAGAGATGAAATTATTAGCCGTAGAAATAGTATTGTACCTGCATCAGCAAACGGTGCTGCCTCCGCTGCCGCTTCTGCAACCACTACTGCCACTAATACTTTGCAGATTCAACAACCAACTAAGAGACCCTCTGTTAGTAATCCGCCTTACCATAGAGGGTATTCTATTTCTCCTCAGATAGCCTACACTGCTTATCTGCCAAATCTAGAAAAGCAATATTGTAAAGATTATTCATGCTGTGGTCTTTCCTTACCAGGTTTGCATGATTTGCTGAGACATTACGAAGAAGCTCATATATCCACGTCTCCTAACACTACCAATATGTCACAAATACCGATGAACTCTGCTGGTAACACTAGTTCATCAGTTCGTATGACAAATAATACCTCTTCTGCCAACTATAACCTGCAGAATAACATGGCCGCTAATACAAAAAATGCAGGTCATAAGACTAATACTATGCAGGCTCATAGCAGCAATGCAACTAATAACACCTCCATTAATAATATGCATGCCAATCTTCAGAGCAACATGGATTCCAACTCCACAATACGACAATCTCAGCATCCTCACCATCAGCAGAATATAATACAACAACAGTTGCAATCGAATTCTGTAAATCATACATCAGGGGCTGTACCCACACCGAGTGTAATGGGTTCAGCAACTGCGTCGTCCACAACTGCAAATCCAAATGTGATATCTATAACGGGTGCCCCCAACTCGGGCTTATCTATGGCTAATCACTCTCAACAACTACATCTGAATGGTAATCTAGTCGATGCCGTTTCAACGAATGATGTGTTTTTAAGAACGAGCAATTCTCCATCAAGACACGTTCCGCACAATAAACAAATTAACAGTAACAATAATAGTGGtatcaatatcaataataataccTCACACAATTCTAATATTAACATGGGTAGTAAAAACGCCATGGTGAATCGTCCACATACTTTTAATAACTATTCCTTGAACAAAACGTCCAGGAATCCTATTCAACatcaatcaagaaaaattgatcCTCATCAAACCGATTTATCACCTCTGGTACTTGTCCAAGATATAGATTTAAGTTTTATGgatgatgatattttgGGCCCTAGTAACCACAATTCCATGAACTCTGTCGTAAATCCAACTACAGGTTCTCACAACTACAATACTTTTCATTCTTCCGTACACGCAAAATCTTCTCAAAACATGGTCGAGGATCAAGACATTGATGAcattgatgatgacgatgatgttgatgatgacgatgacgatgacgatgacgatgacaCAGAAAATGGCTCCAGTTCCAATGGAAAATCAGTTCATAACAACAATTACAAGATGCCTCAGCAAGCTTATATAGACGATCCTGCGAGAAGGCTCTATGTAATGGATCATGAGGAACAAAAACCCTTTAAGTGTCCAGTTATTGGTTGTGAAAAGACTTATAAAAACCAAAACGGTTTGAAGTACCATAGGTTGCACGGACATCAGaatcaaaaattacatGAAAACCCTGACGGTACATTTAGCGTAATAGATCCAGATTCGACAGATTCTTTTGGTGATGGAATGGGCTCTGCAAAGGATAAACCATACCGTTGTGAAGTTTGTGGTAAGAGATATAAGAACTTGAACGGTTTAAAATATCACAGGGGCCACTCCACTCACTAA
- the SEI1 gene encoding seipin (Seipin involved in lipid droplet (LD) assembly; controls lipid particle morphology, number, and size; promotes initiation of LD formation on the ER; ensures that LDs bud from the ER towards the cytosolic side of the membrane; stabilizes ER-LD contact sites in complex with Ldb16p; regulates phosphatidic acid and diacylglycerol homeostasis at the inner nuclear membrane to preserve nuclear envelope integrity; BSCL2, human homolog implicated in congenital lipodystrophy, complements yeast null mutant): MKINVSRPLQFLQWSSYIVVAFLIQLLIILPLSILIYHDFYLRLLPADSSNVVPLNTFNILNGVQFGTKFFQSIKSIPVGTDLPQTIDNGLSQLIPMRDNMEYKLDLNLQLYCQSKTDHLNLDNLLIDVYRGPGPLLGAPGGSNSKDEKIFHTSRPIVCLALTDSMSPQEIEQLGPSRLDVYDEEWLNTIRIEDKISLESSYETISVFLKTEIAQRNLIIHPESGIKFRMNFEQGLRNLMLRKRFLSYIIGISIFHCIICVLFFITGCTAFIFVRKGQEKSKKHS, from the coding sequence ATGAAAATCAATGTATCCCGTCCATTACAGTTTTTACAATGGAGTTCATATATTGTTGTTGCATTTCTGATACAATTGCTAATCATTCTTCCTTTATCGATCTTAATATATCACGATTTTTACCTAAGACTATTACCTGCCGATTCCTCTAACGTAGTCCCCCTTAATACGTTCAACATTTTAAATGGCGTACAATTTGGTACAAAATTCTTCCAATCTATTAAAAGCATTCCGGTAGGTACAGATCTGCCGCAAACAATAGACAATGGCTTATCACAGTTAATCCCCATGCGTGACAACATGGAATACAAGCTCGATCTAAACCTACAGCTTTATTGCCAGAGCAAAACTGACCATTTAAATTTAGACAATTTGTTAATTGATGTTTACAGAGGTCCAGGCCCGCTATTGGGTGCTCCTGGAGGAAGTAACAgcaaagatgaaaaaatctttcacACTTCTAGACCTATTGTCTGCCTCGCACTGACGGATTCCATGTCGCCTCAGGAGATCGAACAACTAGGCCCATCACGTCTAGACGTTTACGATGAAGAATGGCTAAATACAATAAGAATAGAGGACAAAATATCGTTAGAGTCTTCATATGAAACAATCTCGGTGTTCTTGAAAACGGAGATTGCCCAAAGAAATCTAATAATACATCCAGAAAGTGGGATTAAGTTTAGGATGAATTTTGAGCAGGGATTAAGAAACTTGATGCTTCgaaaaagatttttatCTTATATTATTGGCATTTCAATTTTCCATTGCATAATATGtgtacttttttttatcacaGGTTGCACTGCATTCATTTTTGTTAGAAAGGGTCAGGAAAAATCCAAGAAACATAGCTGA
- the DUS4 gene encoding tRNA dihydrouridine synthase (Dihydrouridine synthase; modifies pre-tRNAs at U20a and U20b of the D loop; member of a widespread family of conserved proteins including Smm1p, Dus1p, and Dus3p), which yields MHTMHIPSGDVLIPKPKLITEETDPLHIIKTRQKTHGRPVTIAGPMVRYSKLPFRQLCREYNVDIVYSPMILAREYVRNEHARISDLSTNNEDTPLIVQVGVNNVADLLKFVEMVAPYCDGIGINCGCPIKEQIREGIGCALIYNSDLLCSMVHAVKDKYGDKLRIETKIRIHEALDETVELCRKLCDAGVDWITIHGRTRRTRSSQPANLDAIKYIIENISDKNVPVIANGDCFKLSDLERITKYTGAHGVMAVRGLLSNPALFAGYTTCPWGCIEKFCYWALEFGGLPFQLAQHHLYCMLENMELKKSLLKKMMNLKNYISLIDWFNKTFEFKRYGEDGFGMGVEIPYKANSCVQRSASVVERQE from the coding sequence atgcaCACAATGCATATTCCATCCGGTGATGTTCTGATACCGAAGCCGAAGCTTATTACTGAAGAAACAGATCCACTGCATATAATAAAGACGAGGCAAAAGACACATGGTCGGCCCGTGACCATTGCAGGCCCAATGGTTCGGTATTCCAAGTTACCATTCCGTCAGTTGTGCCGAGAATATAACGTTGATATAGTTTACTCCCCCATGATTTTGGCAAGAGAATATGTCCGTAATGAGCATGCAAGAATCTCAGACCTTTCTACAAATAATGAGGACACCCCGCTAATCGTCCAAGTAGGTGTAAATAACGTGGCTGATTTACTAAAATTTGTGGAAATGGTTGCCCCATACTGTGATGGTATTGGTATTAACTGTGGTTGTCCTATAAAGGAACAAATCCGAGAGGGCATAGGTTGCGCTCTGATATACAATTCAGATTTGTTATGCAGTATGGTCCATGCTGTGAAAGATAAGTATGGCGACAAACTAAGAATTGAAACGAAAATAAGAATACATGAGGCATTGGACGAGACGGTGGAGTTATGTAGAAAGCTATGTGATGCTGGGGTAGATTGGATTACGATTCATGGCCGAACACGTAGAACTAGGTCATCGCAGCCGGCTAACCTGGATGCGATAAAATATATCATCGAGAACATCAGCGACAAAAATGTGCCTGTAATAGCGAATGGGGATTGTTTTAAGTTATCCGATTTGGAAAGAATCACCAAATACACTGGTGCACATGGTGTCATGGCTGTGCGTGGGTTGTTAAGCAATCCAGCGTTATTTGCTGGATATACTACCTGCCCTTGGGGCTGCATTGAGAAGTTTTGTTATTGGGCTCTAGAGTTTGGTGGCTTGCCTTTTCAATTGGCTCAGCACCATCTGTACTGTATGCTTGAAAATATGgagttgaagaaatctctgttaaagaaaatgatgaatCTTAAAAATTACATTAGTCTGATCGACTGGTTTAATAAAACCTTTGAGTTCAAGCGTTACGGCGAGGATGGATTTGGCATGGGCGTTGAAATTCCTTATAAAGCTAATAGCTGTGTGCAGAGGAGCGCCTCAGTGGTTGAGAGACAAGAATga
- the RPL31B gene encoding 60S ribosomal protein eL31 RPL31B (Ribosomal 60S subunit protein L31B; associates with karyopherin Sxm1p; loss of both Rpl31p and Rpl39p confers lethality; homologous to mammalian ribosomal protein L31, no bacterial homolog; RPL31B has a paralog, RPL31A, that arose from the whole genome duplication), which yields MAGLKDVVTREYTINLHKRLHGVSFKKRAPRAVKEIKKFAKLHMGTEDVRLAPELNQAIWKRGVKGVEYRLRLRISRKRNEEEDAKNPLFSYVEPVLVASAKGLQTVVVEEDA from the exons ATGGCCGGTTTAAAAGACGTTGTCACTCGTGAATACACCATCAACTTGCACAAAAGA CTACATGGTGTCAGTTTCAAAAAGAGAGCTCCAAGAGCTGTGAAggaaatcaagaaattcGCCAAATTACACATGGGTACTGAAGATGTCCGTCTAGCCCCAGAATTGAACCAAGCTATCTGGAAAAGAGGTGTTAAGGGTGTTGAATACAGATTGAGATTGAGAATCTCCAGAAAGAGaaacgaagaagaagatgccAAGAACCCATTGTTTTCCTACGTCGAACCAGTTTTGGTTGCCTCTGCTAAGGGTCTACAAACCGTTGTCgttgaagaagatgcttaa
- a CDS encoding uncharacterized protein (hypothetical protein; SWAT-GFP fusion protein localizes to the endoplasmic reticulum and vacuole, while mCherry fusion localizes to just the vacuole) encodes MIQKPILLSSFLFLYIRALLHSIHPYIRTSVHLYTKKITSYNFLGVPFK; translated from the coding sequence ATGATACAAAAACCGATTTTATTATCCTCGTTTCTGTTTCTCTACATCCGTGCATTATTACATAGTATACATCCGTACATCCGTACATCCGTACATCTGtacacaaaaaaaatcaccTCATACAATTTTTTAGGAGTGCCGTTTAAATGA